A window from Onychostoma macrolepis isolate SWU-2019 chromosome 07, ASM1243209v1, whole genome shotgun sequence encodes these proteins:
- the LOC131543227 gene encoding adhesion G-protein coupled receptor G5-like isoform X1 gives MEQNPKSVRMWIITCLLFILGQAMENDRDFKMCGTWRHGNASRNLKSDLKVGCKVIEISANESTLSIQGSITAKCTRSSSIPLESNPLQNPSHFCVFWEPLLDLMIVEVNGKKYTLCESHGLQGTCCTDLSLEDQKIATLYGIENGSIHGDTISYNVMELYRFRGDTINCKEKFCDEASQKRSGANMIEEVVMKSNKTGRVDLPCAQSTIIEIKEGFTGLNFTLPAPRTVAPNMTPTVYLPSCLKSQSTITSKVVCTYYKDKSLFQRGSSDAVLLDDIVGLSVENEIIKNLPEPVRIRFHHSALPANLSRRCVSWDTREDNEVTWKYDGCETEIHDTETECRCNHLTYFAILVQVEQKATVRHLEALTFITAVGCAVSLVSCLVLFYWLCKRSLYSKRVKKTQISLVHRGLVVAIFLLCLFFILTGTMANVGKKIVCQITGSLLHYALLSTLCWMAMEVFHTFLLIRKVFNSTLPTWIFYLVGFGLPVLLVGILLLIENVYDVDIYGERKIVPSDDVNNPYRMCWMLENDKSLLAHYIINVGLLAVVVSSGAVMLFLVVREIHNRPDWKKIHVAFLSIWGLTCLFGTTWGLGFLDFGPVSETILFIFCIINSLQGFFLMLRYYALERMKKKDRSISDGSSSGSSKQHMLQTYEKS, from the exons ATGGAGCAGAATCCAAAGTCTGTAAGAATGTGGATAATCACCTGCCTTTTGTTCATTTTGGGTCAAG CAATGGAGAATGACAGAGACTTTAAAATGTGTGGAACATGGCGGCATGGCAACGCATCCCgaaatctgaaatctgatttGAAAGTAGGTTGTAAGGTAATTGAGATTTCAGCCAATGAGAGTACGCTCTCAATTCAGGGGAGTATCACAGCCAAGTGCACGCGATCTTCATCCATTCCTCTAGAATCAAACCCTCTTCAAAATCCAAGTCATTTCTGTGTGTTCTGGGAGCCGCTGCTGGACCTGATGATAGTGGAGGTGAATGGAAAGAAATACACTCTGTGTGAATCACATGGCCTTCAAGGAACCTGCTGCACTGACCTCTCACTTGAGGATCAAAAAATTGCCACTCTGTATGGTATCGAGAATGGCAGCATCCACGGCGATACCATCAGCTATAATGTCATGGAACTATATAGATTTCGAGGAGATACAATCAACTGCA AGGAGAAATTCTGTGATGAGGCAAGTCAGAAGCGCAGTGGAGCAAACAT gATAGAGGAAGTAGTGATGAAATCCAATAAAACAGGTCGTGTGGATCTACCTTGTGCTCAGAGCACAATCATTGAGATTAAAGAAGGTTTCACAGGACTCAATTTCACTCTGCCA GCTCCTCGAACCGTTGCACCAAACATGACACCCACCGTTTATCTTCCCTCCTGTCTGAAATCCCAATCAACGATCACATCCAAAGTGGTGTGTACTTACTACAAAGACAAATCATTATTTCAG AGGGGATCATCTGATGCAGTTCTTCTGGATGACATAGTTGGACTCTCTGTGGAGAACGAGATCATCAAAAACCTCCCAGAACCTGTCAGAATCAGGTTTCATCACTCTGCTCTCCCA GCTAACCTTTCTAGAAGATGTGTTTCATGGGACACAAGAGAAG ATAATGAAGTGACCTGGAAATATGACGGCTGTGAGACTGAAATCCACGACACAGAGACAGAATGTCGCTGTAATCATCTCACATACTTTGCTATTCTTGTG CAAGTGGAACAGAAGGCTACAGTTCGCCATCTAGAGGCTCTTACGTTCATCACTGCTGTGGGTTGTGCCGTGTCCTTAGTTAGCTGTTTGGTTCTCTTCTATTGGCTCTGTAAACGCAG tCTATATTCCAAAAGAGTGAAGAAAACCCAGATCTCACTGGTGCACCGTGGTCTAGTGGTGGCGATATTTCTTCTGTGCTTGTTCTTCATTCTTACTGGTACAATGGCCAATGTAGGAAAAAAAATCGTTTGCCAGATAACAGGATCCCTTCTGCATTATGCGCTGCTCAGCACCCTCTGCTGGATGGCCATGGAAGTGTTTCACACATTCTTACTGATCCGCAAGGTGTTCAACTCAACTCTCCCGACATGGATATTTTACTTGGTAGGCTTTG GTCTCCCAGTTCTGCTAGTCGGTATACTGCTCTTGATAGAGAATGTTTATGACGTGGATATTTATGGCGAAAGGAAGATTGTACCAAGTGATGATGTCAACAATCCTTACCGCAT GTGCTGGATGTTGGAGAATGACAAGAGCCTATTGGCTCATTACATCATAAATGTTGGCTTACTAGCTGTTGTGGTGAGCTCTGGAGCAGTCATGCTTTTCCTTGTGGTGAGGGAGATCCACAACCGACCCGACTGGAAGAAGATTCATGTGGCTTTTCTCAGTATCTGGGGTCTCACCTGTCTGTTTGGCACAACATGGGGCCTTGGTTTCCTGGATTTTGGTCCTGTGTCAGAGACCATTCTCTTCATCTTCTGCATTATCAATTCCTTACAAG GATTTTTTCTCATGCTGCGATACTATGCTCTTGAACGGATGAAAAAGAAAGATAGGTCCATTTCGGATGGGAGCAGTTCTGGATCTTCAAAACAGCATATGTTACAGACTTATGAGAAGAGTTAA
- the LOC131543227 gene encoding adhesion G-protein coupled receptor G1-like isoform X2: MIVEVNGKKYTLCESHGLQGTCCTDLSLEDQKIATLYGIENGSIHGDTISYNVMELYRFRGDTINCKEKFCDEASQKRSGANMIEEVVMKSNKTGRVDLPCAQSTIIEIKEGFTGLNFTLPAPRTVAPNMTPTVYLPSCLKSQSTITSKVVCTYYKDKSLFQRGSSDAVLLDDIVGLSVENEIIKNLPEPVRIRFHHSALPANLSRRCVSWDTREDNEVTWKYDGCETEIHDTETECRCNHLTYFAILVQVEQKATVRHLEALTFITAVGCAVSLVSCLVLFYWLCKRSLYSKRVKKTQISLVHRGLVVAIFLLCLFFILTGTMANVGKKIVCQITGSLLHYALLSTLCWMAMEVFHTFLLIRKVFNSTLPTWIFYLVGFGLPVLLVGILLLIENVYDVDIYGERKIVPSDDVNNPYRMCWMLENDKSLLAHYIINVGLLAVVVSSGAVMLFLVVREIHNRPDWKKIHVAFLSIWGLTCLFGTTWGLGFLDFGPVSETILFIFCIINSLQGFFLMLRYYALERMKKKDRSISDGSSSGSSKQHMLQTYEKS; this comes from the exons ATGATAGTGGAGGTGAATGGAAAGAAATACACTCTGTGTGAATCACATGGCCTTCAAGGAACCTGCTGCACTGACCTCTCACTTGAGGATCAAAAAATTGCCACTCTGTATGGTATCGAGAATGGCAGCATCCACGGCGATACCATCAGCTATAATGTCATGGAACTATATAGATTTCGAGGAGATACAATCAACTGCA AGGAGAAATTCTGTGATGAGGCAAGTCAGAAGCGCAGTGGAGCAAACAT gATAGAGGAAGTAGTGATGAAATCCAATAAAACAGGTCGTGTGGATCTACCTTGTGCTCAGAGCACAATCATTGAGATTAAAGAAGGTTTCACAGGACTCAATTTCACTCTGCCA GCTCCTCGAACCGTTGCACCAAACATGACACCCACCGTTTATCTTCCCTCCTGTCTGAAATCCCAATCAACGATCACATCCAAAGTGGTGTGTACTTACTACAAAGACAAATCATTATTTCAG AGGGGATCATCTGATGCAGTTCTTCTGGATGACATAGTTGGACTCTCTGTGGAGAACGAGATCATCAAAAACCTCCCAGAACCTGTCAGAATCAGGTTTCATCACTCTGCTCTCCCA GCTAACCTTTCTAGAAGATGTGTTTCATGGGACACAAGAGAAG ATAATGAAGTGACCTGGAAATATGACGGCTGTGAGACTGAAATCCACGACACAGAGACAGAATGTCGCTGTAATCATCTCACATACTTTGCTATTCTTGTG CAAGTGGAACAGAAGGCTACAGTTCGCCATCTAGAGGCTCTTACGTTCATCACTGCTGTGGGTTGTGCCGTGTCCTTAGTTAGCTGTTTGGTTCTCTTCTATTGGCTCTGTAAACGCAG tCTATATTCCAAAAGAGTGAAGAAAACCCAGATCTCACTGGTGCACCGTGGTCTAGTGGTGGCGATATTTCTTCTGTGCTTGTTCTTCATTCTTACTGGTACAATGGCCAATGTAGGAAAAAAAATCGTTTGCCAGATAACAGGATCCCTTCTGCATTATGCGCTGCTCAGCACCCTCTGCTGGATGGCCATGGAAGTGTTTCACACATTCTTACTGATCCGCAAGGTGTTCAACTCAACTCTCCCGACATGGATATTTTACTTGGTAGGCTTTG GTCTCCCAGTTCTGCTAGTCGGTATACTGCTCTTGATAGAGAATGTTTATGACGTGGATATTTATGGCGAAAGGAAGATTGTACCAAGTGATGATGTCAACAATCCTTACCGCAT GTGCTGGATGTTGGAGAATGACAAGAGCCTATTGGCTCATTACATCATAAATGTTGGCTTACTAGCTGTTGTGGTGAGCTCTGGAGCAGTCATGCTTTTCCTTGTGGTGAGGGAGATCCACAACCGACCCGACTGGAAGAAGATTCATGTGGCTTTTCTCAGTATCTGGGGTCTCACCTGTCTGTTTGGCACAACATGGGGCCTTGGTTTCCTGGATTTTGGTCCTGTGTCAGAGACCATTCTCTTCATCTTCTGCATTATCAATTCCTTACAAG GATTTTTTCTCATGCTGCGATACTATGCTCTTGAACGGATGAAAAAGAAAGATAGGTCCATTTCGGATGGGAGCAGTTCTGGATCTTCAAAACAGCATATGTTACAGACTTATGAGAAGAGTTAA
- the si:dkey-181f22.4 gene encoding receptor-interacting serine/threonine-protein kinase 2 isoform X2: MNHHPSPSALVDFSIFPQKNQVEQCVSVPAGLKSTGSRGMAQTSHLQMVDEKDLRDVVLVRTSVGACLRGHFGRTGRKVAVKLIKDSKWIDRLKKEGMLGQVCSEQVLVPLGVYTTHSLVGLVWDWMTEGSLDSLLHETDMFPELSMALCLRILLEVSKGLAHLHAIPLPHGALKATNVLLDQQYCAKLCDWGQEINMDLSTSDGRGPCYRDLAYVSPEVIQGAVPSVEADIYSFGVLLWETLNRKRPCEGIDQLQTKLELGLEVDLLPPMTPQSHALTQLIIRCLNSDPQKRPSAEVCAVVLRTTLAVFDPQTFTEAVLHLKTCKERRLLSCKMLSSWELPIELHNLEDNNCKSTTKNWNSKVIPQNETLPVSSPDAKVKAPLPIATRGCPQIGCCRDAGKSSVQSNNSCSDHGFTQIIGRPGVPQRQSSTSSRSPCVSPTTIFQSNPQNNAGNQVKCQLSAGRSCCQLLQERREAIVRCMTEGRLNNVLDVLRARQAVTRETYEIITAALTLTARTRCLLDICACLGENVAILVATTLGLVSTENAQTTHRWQAG; encoded by the exons ATGAACCATCATCCAAGTCCCAGTGCTCTTGTGGACTTCAGCATATTTCCA CAAAAGAATCAAGTCGAGCAGTGTGTCAGCGTCCCAGCAGGGCTGAAGTCGACTGGGTCCAGAGGAATGGCTCAGACCAGTCATCTGCAGATGGTTGATGAGAAAGACTTGCGCGATGTAGTTTTGGTCCGAACGAGTGTAGGTGCTTGTTTGCGAGGACATTTTGGGAGGACAGGACGCAAAGTGGCTGTCAAGTTAATCAAGGATAG TAAATGGATTGACAGGTTAAAGAAAGAAGGAATGCTGGGCCAGGTTTGTTCTGAGCAAGTTTTAGTCCCATTGGGTGTGTACACAACTCACTCTCTGGTTGGGCTGGTGTGGGACTGGATGACTGAAGGATCTCTAGATTCACTACTGCATGAG ACAGACATGTTCCCAGAGCTTTCAATGGCTCTTTGTCTTCGGATCCTTTTGGAAGTTTCTAAAGGTTTAGCTCATCTCCATGCCATTCCTCTCCCTCATGGAGCCCTGAAAGCCACTAATGTTCTTCTCGACCAACAGTACTGTGCCAAG TTGTGTGACTGGGGTCAAGAGATAAACATGGACTTGAGCACCTCTGATGGCCGTGGACCATGTTACAGAGATCTGGCCTATGTGTCACCTGAAGTCATACAAGGTGCTGTTCCTTCTGTAGAGGCTGATATATATAG TTTTGGGGTTCTTCTGTGGGAAACGTTGAATAGAAAGCGTCCATGTGAAG GTATTGATCAGCTTCAGACAAAATTGGAGCTTGGTTTGGAGGTTGACCTTCTGCCACCAATGACACCTCAAAGCCATGCCCTCACCCAGCTCATCATTAGATGCTTGAACAGTGATCCTCAAAAACGACCATCAGCTGAGG TGTGTGCAGTGGTTCTAAGGACAACTTTGGCAGTGTTTGATCCACAGACTTTCACCGAAGCTGTTCTTCATCTGAAAACATGCAAG GAGAGGAGGCTACTGAGCTGTAAAATGCTCTCATCCTGGGAGTTGCCTATTGAGCTACATAACCTAGAG GACAATAATTGCAAAAGTACCACAAAAAATTGGAACTCCAAGGTGATTCCCCAGAATGAAACTCTGCCAGTGTCTTCACCGGATGCAAAAGTAAAGGCACCTCTGCCAATAGCAACAAGAGGTTGTCCTCAGATTGGATGTTGTAGGG ATGCTGGCAAAAGTTCAGTCCAATCCAATAACTCCTGCAGTGATCATGGTTTCACTCAGATTATTGGACGTCCTGGAGTTCCCCAGAGACAGAGCTCTACATCTTCAAGGTCTCCATGTGTTTCCCCTACAACGATATTTCAGAGTAACCCACAAAACAACGCTGGCAACCAGG TAAAATGTCAGCTGTCTGCGGGAAGGAGCTGTTGCCAACTTCTGCAAGAAAGACGGGAGGCCATTGTTCGCTGCATGACTGAGGGGCGACTCAACAACGTACTTGACGTGTTGCGGGCCAGACAGGCTGTGACCCGCGAGACGTACGAGATCATCACTGCGGCCCTGACCTTGACCGCACGCACACGCTGTTTGCTTGATATCTGTGCCTGCCTTGGTGAAAATGTTGCTATCTTGGTGGCCACGACTTTAGGTTTAGTATCCACTGAAAATGCTCAGACCACCCATAGGTGGCAGGCTGGTTAA
- the si:dkey-181f22.4 gene encoding receptor-interacting serine/threonine-protein kinase 2 isoform X3: MSYKQKNQVEQCVSVPAGLKSTGSRGMAQTSHLQMVDEKDLRDVVLVRTSVGACLRGHFGRTGRKVAVKLIKDSKWIDRLKKEGMLGQVCSEQVLVPLGVYTTHSLVGLVWDWMTEGSLDSLLHETDMFPELSMALCLRILLEVSKGLAHLHAIPLPHGALKATNVLLDQQYCAKLCDWGQEINMDLSTSDGRGPCYRDLAYVSPEVIQGAVPSVEADIYSFGVLLWETLNRKRPCEGIDQLQTKLELGLEVDLLPPMTPQSHALTQLIIRCLNSDPQKRPSAEVCAVVLRTTLAVFDPQTFTEAVLHLKTCKERRLLSCKMLSSWELPIELHNLEDNNCKSTTKNWNSKVIPQNETLPVSSPDAKVKAPLPIATRGCPQIGCCRDAGKSSVQSNNSCSDHGFTQIIGRPGVPQRQSSTSSRSPCVSPTTIFQSNPQNNAGNQVKCQLSAGRSCCQLLQERREAIVRCMTEGRLNNVLDVLRARQAVTRETYEIITAALTLTARTRCLLDICACLGENVAILVATTLGLVSTENAQTTHRWQAG; encoded by the exons ATGTCATATAAG CAAAAGAATCAAGTCGAGCAGTGTGTCAGCGTCCCAGCAGGGCTGAAGTCGACTGGGTCCAGAGGAATGGCTCAGACCAGTCATCTGCAGATGGTTGATGAGAAAGACTTGCGCGATGTAGTTTTGGTCCGAACGAGTGTAGGTGCTTGTTTGCGAGGACATTTTGGGAGGACAGGACGCAAAGTGGCTGTCAAGTTAATCAAGGATAG TAAATGGATTGACAGGTTAAAGAAAGAAGGAATGCTGGGCCAGGTTTGTTCTGAGCAAGTTTTAGTCCCATTGGGTGTGTACACAACTCACTCTCTGGTTGGGCTGGTGTGGGACTGGATGACTGAAGGATCTCTAGATTCACTACTGCATGAG ACAGACATGTTCCCAGAGCTTTCAATGGCTCTTTGTCTTCGGATCCTTTTGGAAGTTTCTAAAGGTTTAGCTCATCTCCATGCCATTCCTCTCCCTCATGGAGCCCTGAAAGCCACTAATGTTCTTCTCGACCAACAGTACTGTGCCAAG TTGTGTGACTGGGGTCAAGAGATAAACATGGACTTGAGCACCTCTGATGGCCGTGGACCATGTTACAGAGATCTGGCCTATGTGTCACCTGAAGTCATACAAGGTGCTGTTCCTTCTGTAGAGGCTGATATATATAG TTTTGGGGTTCTTCTGTGGGAAACGTTGAATAGAAAGCGTCCATGTGAAG GTATTGATCAGCTTCAGACAAAATTGGAGCTTGGTTTGGAGGTTGACCTTCTGCCACCAATGACACCTCAAAGCCATGCCCTCACCCAGCTCATCATTAGATGCTTGAACAGTGATCCTCAAAAACGACCATCAGCTGAGG TGTGTGCAGTGGTTCTAAGGACAACTTTGGCAGTGTTTGATCCACAGACTTTCACCGAAGCTGTTCTTCATCTGAAAACATGCAAG GAGAGGAGGCTACTGAGCTGTAAAATGCTCTCATCCTGGGAGTTGCCTATTGAGCTACATAACCTAGAG GACAATAATTGCAAAAGTACCACAAAAAATTGGAACTCCAAGGTGATTCCCCAGAATGAAACTCTGCCAGTGTCTTCACCGGATGCAAAAGTAAAGGCACCTCTGCCAATAGCAACAAGAGGTTGTCCTCAGATTGGATGTTGTAGGG ATGCTGGCAAAAGTTCAGTCCAATCCAATAACTCCTGCAGTGATCATGGTTTCACTCAGATTATTGGACGTCCTGGAGTTCCCCAGAGACAGAGCTCTACATCTTCAAGGTCTCCATGTGTTTCCCCTACAACGATATTTCAGAGTAACCCACAAAACAACGCTGGCAACCAGG TAAAATGTCAGCTGTCTGCGGGAAGGAGCTGTTGCCAACTTCTGCAAGAAAGACGGGAGGCCATTGTTCGCTGCATGACTGAGGGGCGACTCAACAACGTACTTGACGTGTTGCGGGCCAGACAGGCTGTGACCCGCGAGACGTACGAGATCATCACTGCGGCCCTGACCTTGACCGCACGCACACGCTGTTTGCTTGATATCTGTGCCTGCCTTGGTGAAAATGTTGCTATCTTGGTGGCCACGACTTTAGGTTTAGTATCCACTGAAAATGCTCAGACCACCCATAGGTGGCAGGCTGGTTAA
- the si:dkey-181f22.4 gene encoding receptor-interacting serine/threonine-protein kinase 2 isoform X1, protein MSTRYGAGFSIPFIFYSLQQKNQVEQCVSVPAGLKSTGSRGMAQTSHLQMVDEKDLRDVVLVRTSVGACLRGHFGRTGRKVAVKLIKDSKWIDRLKKEGMLGQVCSEQVLVPLGVYTTHSLVGLVWDWMTEGSLDSLLHETDMFPELSMALCLRILLEVSKGLAHLHAIPLPHGALKATNVLLDQQYCAKLCDWGQEINMDLSTSDGRGPCYRDLAYVSPEVIQGAVPSVEADIYSFGVLLWETLNRKRPCEGIDQLQTKLELGLEVDLLPPMTPQSHALTQLIIRCLNSDPQKRPSAEVCAVVLRTTLAVFDPQTFTEAVLHLKTCKERRLLSCKMLSSWELPIELHNLEDNNCKSTTKNWNSKVIPQNETLPVSSPDAKVKAPLPIATRGCPQIGCCRDAGKSSVQSNNSCSDHGFTQIIGRPGVPQRQSSTSSRSPCVSPTTIFQSNPQNNAGNQVKCQLSAGRSCCQLLQERREAIVRCMTEGRLNNVLDVLRARQAVTRETYEIITAALTLTARTRCLLDICACLGENVAILVATTLGLVSTENAQTTHRWQAG, encoded by the exons ATGAGCACGCGATATGGGGCCGGGTTCTCGATTCCTTTCATTTTCTATTCGTTACAGCAAAAGAATCAAGTCGAGCAGTGTGTCAGCGTCCCAGCAGGGCTGAAGTCGACTGGGTCCAGAGGAATGGCTCAGACCAGTCATCTGCAGATGGTTGATGAGAAAGACTTGCGCGATGTAGTTTTGGTCCGAACGAGTGTAGGTGCTTGTTTGCGAGGACATTTTGGGAGGACAGGACGCAAAGTGGCTGTCAAGTTAATCAAGGATAG TAAATGGATTGACAGGTTAAAGAAAGAAGGAATGCTGGGCCAGGTTTGTTCTGAGCAAGTTTTAGTCCCATTGGGTGTGTACACAACTCACTCTCTGGTTGGGCTGGTGTGGGACTGGATGACTGAAGGATCTCTAGATTCACTACTGCATGAG ACAGACATGTTCCCAGAGCTTTCAATGGCTCTTTGTCTTCGGATCCTTTTGGAAGTTTCTAAAGGTTTAGCTCATCTCCATGCCATTCCTCTCCCTCATGGAGCCCTGAAAGCCACTAATGTTCTTCTCGACCAACAGTACTGTGCCAAG TTGTGTGACTGGGGTCAAGAGATAAACATGGACTTGAGCACCTCTGATGGCCGTGGACCATGTTACAGAGATCTGGCCTATGTGTCACCTGAAGTCATACAAGGTGCTGTTCCTTCTGTAGAGGCTGATATATATAG TTTTGGGGTTCTTCTGTGGGAAACGTTGAATAGAAAGCGTCCATGTGAAG GTATTGATCAGCTTCAGACAAAATTGGAGCTTGGTTTGGAGGTTGACCTTCTGCCACCAATGACACCTCAAAGCCATGCCCTCACCCAGCTCATCATTAGATGCTTGAACAGTGATCCTCAAAAACGACCATCAGCTGAGG TGTGTGCAGTGGTTCTAAGGACAACTTTGGCAGTGTTTGATCCACAGACTTTCACCGAAGCTGTTCTTCATCTGAAAACATGCAAG GAGAGGAGGCTACTGAGCTGTAAAATGCTCTCATCCTGGGAGTTGCCTATTGAGCTACATAACCTAGAG GACAATAATTGCAAAAGTACCACAAAAAATTGGAACTCCAAGGTGATTCCCCAGAATGAAACTCTGCCAGTGTCTTCACCGGATGCAAAAGTAAAGGCACCTCTGCCAATAGCAACAAGAGGTTGTCCTCAGATTGGATGTTGTAGGG ATGCTGGCAAAAGTTCAGTCCAATCCAATAACTCCTGCAGTGATCATGGTTTCACTCAGATTATTGGACGTCCTGGAGTTCCCCAGAGACAGAGCTCTACATCTTCAAGGTCTCCATGTGTTTCCCCTACAACGATATTTCAGAGTAACCCACAAAACAACGCTGGCAACCAGG TAAAATGTCAGCTGTCTGCGGGAAGGAGCTGTTGCCAACTTCTGCAAGAAAGACGGGAGGCCATTGTTCGCTGCATGACTGAGGGGCGACTCAACAACGTACTTGACGTGTTGCGGGCCAGACAGGCTGTGACCCGCGAGACGTACGAGATCATCACTGCGGCCCTGACCTTGACCGCACGCACACGCTGTTTGCTTGATATCTGTGCCTGCCTTGGTGAAAATGTTGCTATCTTGGTGGCCACGACTTTAGGTTTAGTATCCACTGAAAATGCTCAGACCACCCATAGGTGGCAGGCTGGTTAA